One Bacillota bacterium genomic region harbors:
- a CDS encoding GNAT family N-acetyltransferase, with amino-acid sequence MTDIEALLTKLKSDSEANCALINFVSDHPVHSVAEAGTALLVRGESDRKWVCFYCPDRADFPELCKHLNSGDKHFAMVEDWMLPILGKNKTIKWKMSSQKLVMPLNVPLPAPEHHVQTLGPEHAEYIFAHWPYADVSTPEYTRERLEKGISGGVFDRNKLVAWAATHDDGTLGFMTVLPEYRNRGYALAITLDLIARQRRQGIPSFVHIESENKKSLALALKLGFVSKGNIHWLEYR; translated from the coding sequence ATGACTGATATCGAGGCATTGTTAACAAAACTCAAATCCGATTCCGAAGCTAATTGTGCTCTAATCAACTTCGTCAGCGACCATCCCGTCCACTCCGTGGCGGAAGCAGGCACCGCATTGCTAGTCAGGGGCGAAAGCGATCGCAAATGGGTGTGTTTCTATTGCCCAGACCGTGCTGATTTTCCGGAGCTATGTAAACACCTAAACTCGGGGGATAAACATTTCGCCATGGTTGAGGACTGGATGCTGCCAATTCTAGGGAAAAACAAAACAATCAAGTGGAAAATGAGTTCACAGAAGCTAGTCATGCCTCTTAATGTTCCGCTTCCTGCTCCAGAGCACCATGTTCAAACATTGGGGCCCGAGCACGCCGAATATATCTTTGCCCACTGGCCCTACGCAGATGTCTCCACTCCCGAATACACCAGGGAACGTCTGGAAAAAGGCATCTCAGGTGGGGTTTTTGACAGAAATAAACTGGTTGCTTGGGCAGCGACCCATGATGATGGCACTCTGGGCTTCATGACAGTCCTGCCTGAGTACCGCAACCGAGGATATGCGCTGGCAATTACCCTAGACCTAATTGCCAGGCAAAGACGTCAGGGAATTCCATCCTTTGTTCATATCGAATCGGAGAACAAAAAATCCCTTGCCCTGGCCCTCAAACTAGGATTCGTAAGTAAGGGGAATATCCACTGGCTGGAATATCGCTAG
- the thiT gene encoding energy-coupled thiamine transporter ThiT yields the protein MNRDTRFTIRIIVEAGMMLALTVLLGQIKLWTAAYGGSVTAGSMIPLLLLAMLRGPKVGIIVGAVYGVLNYLLGGWFVHPMQWLLDYPLAFAGLGVAGFFWLPALRKRGPRFVLPVLAAVVGIGLRLLSHFLAGIWFWGHLAPEGMPVWVYSLVYNAQYLVPEVIVSAVLIIYLAPTLTKFLETRV from the coding sequence ATGAACAGAGATACTCGATTTACAATCCGCATTATTGTTGAAGCGGGAATGATGTTGGCTTTGACAGTGTTATTGGGTCAGATTAAACTTTGGACTGCAGCGTACGGCGGTTCTGTCACAGCCGGCAGCATGATACCTTTGCTACTTCTGGCCATGCTCCGCGGCCCGAAGGTTGGCATAATTGTCGGCGCCGTCTATGGCGTGTTGAACTATTTGCTGGGCGGCTGGTTCGTTCATCCCATGCAGTGGTTGTTGGATTATCCGCTCGCCTTTGCCGGGCTTGGGGTGGCGGGTTTCTTTTGGTTACCGGCATTACGCAAACGCGGTCCCCGTTTTGTTTTGCCGGTGCTGGCGGCAGTCGTGGGGATTGGTTTACGTCTCTTGAGTCATTTCTTGGCCGGGATTTGGTTCTGGGGACATTTAGCCCCAGAAGGGATGCCAGTTTGGGTCTACTCACTAGTATATAATGCTCAATATCTTGTTCCGGAAGTTATCGTCAGCGCGGTGCTAATAATTTATCTGGCGCCAACGTTGACAAAGTTTTTGGAGACCCGTGTCTAG
- the cas6 gene encoding CRISPR-associated endoribonuclease Cas6 yields MRLKLCFNCETGVTLPFNYNDALVAAVNSALQKSGLSRARNQSQHMYTFSQLYFSAYNICESGITNSGDCVEWFLSSPRIYFLEHLLKGFQQLGAVSVGPVDLYLHDVEVLADPEFTEQMEFSCMSPITVVTRPGLQQVKARYGRINDTGFTDALRRDLVQKYYLIYDSLPTGDDLRITFNKRYIANKKRVSRLIDFQGQRIFGYMVPFVVEGNPELIKVGYQVGFGSNNHYGFGMVKVWHRINGQ; encoded by the coding sequence ATGCGCTTAAAGTTATGTTTTAATTGTGAAACGGGTGTAACACTGCCGTTTAATTACAACGACGCATTGGTCGCTGCAGTGAATTCCGCTTTGCAAAAGTCAGGGCTGTCCCGTGCTCGAAATCAGAGTCAACATATGTATACTTTTTCGCAATTATATTTTTCTGCTTATAATATCTGCGAGAGCGGGATTACCAACAGCGGTGATTGTGTCGAGTGGTTTCTGTCTTCTCCCCGGATATATTTTCTTGAGCATTTGCTAAAGGGGTTTCAGCAGTTGGGAGCGGTATCGGTAGGCCCGGTAGACCTGTATCTGCATGATGTCGAGGTCTTGGCAGATCCGGAATTTACTGAGCAGATGGAGTTTTCCTGCATGTCGCCGATTACGGTGGTAACCCGCCCCGGCTTACAGCAAGTTAAAGCCCGTTACGGCAGGATTAATGATACGGGATTCACAGATGCGCTGCGCCGGGATTTGGTCCAGAAGTATTATCTGATCTACGACTCTCTGCCCACAGGCGATGATTTGCGCATAACTTTCAACAAACGATACATCGCTAACAAAAAGCGGGTCAGCCGGCTAATCGATTTCCAGGGACAGAGAATTTTTGGGTATATGGTGCCGTTTGTAGTTGAAGGTAACCCTGAATTAATCAAGGTGGGATACCAGGTAGGTTTTGGCAGCAATAACCATTATGGTTTTGGCATGGTCAAAGTCTGGCATCGGATTAATGGACAATAA
- a CDS encoding DUF4438 domain-containing protein, giving the protein MLKTNKDRLVQIGLEGPIAHPISKSPYKIKTDGTVITLPGTGGITLNVAVGDPACGWVADHVEPGVSLRIKEEPENSAFNTLACIGNLAQVVSGEAKGATGWVTGKHGGIEHVLAWFDKETLLKLAIGDRISVRSWGTGLKIVDAPQVAVHNLDPELLERMELRIVDGVLEVPVTTSVPAHLMGSGIGDLTTHRGDYDIMTADPEAFARYNLEHLRLGDLVELQDCDNRFGRGYLKGAVSIGVVTHSDCVLTGHGPGVTTLFTCNKPLLRGVTSSEANIGKWLGIF; this is encoded by the coding sequence ATGTTGAAAACCAACAAAGACAGACTGGTACAAATAGGCCTGGAAGGGCCAATTGCCCATCCCATCAGTAAATCGCCCTATAAGATCAAAACTGATGGCACAGTAATTACGTTGCCCGGCACAGGCGGCATCACATTGAACGTTGCAGTCGGCGACCCCGCCTGCGGCTGGGTGGCCGATCATGTTGAGCCGGGAGTCAGCCTGCGGATTAAAGAAGAGCCGGAAAACAGCGCCTTCAACACCCTGGCCTGTATTGGCAATCTTGCACAGGTGGTAAGTGGCGAAGCCAAGGGTGCCACTGGTTGGGTTACCGGCAAGCATGGGGGTATTGAGCATGTACTTGCCTGGTTTGACAAAGAGACCTTGCTCAAGTTAGCTATTGGCGATCGAATTTCCGTCAGAAGTTGGGGCACAGGCCTGAAAATTGTCGACGCCCCCCAGGTGGCTGTTCATAACCTTGACCCGGAGCTCTTGGAAAGAATGGAGCTGCGGATAGTTGACGGGGTTTTGGAGGTGCCTGTTACTACATCGGTGCCCGCGCATCTGATGGGTTCCGGGATTGGCGACCTGACCACCCACCGGGGCGACTACGACATAATGACCGCTGACCCTGAGGCCTTTGCCCGCTACAACCTAGAACATCTGCGTCTGGGTGATTTGGTTGAACTCCAGGACTGTGATAACAGATTTGGCCGCGGTTATTTGAAGGGCGCCGTCTCAATTGGCGTTGTTACTCATTCAGACTGCGTACTTACAGGTCACGGCCCCGGCGTTACAACCCTGTTTACATGCAACAAGCCTCTGTTACGGGGGGTTACTTCCAGCGAAGCCAATATTGGCAAATGGCTTGGTATTTTCTAA
- a CDS encoding WYL domain-containing transcriptional regulator, with amino-acid sequence MVDKFNRQMYLLFTLAELRRGRTAEDLQQDLETVLGVSVSVRTIYRDINELSLTFPITEEVRNGKAYYFMLDRFRLDDVQFTFKELIALMLLQSMLDNLGSDPVIEAGKQLTERFIAKLTPSQQQFLKGLYDYFRVEMPGNWGNKSDLLQLFFEAAFGQQEVEIEYYSFHSDEVMTRIIHPYTIYYRQQYYIVAWCTERKEIREFRLDRVQAARVLDSGFTPDPGFDYESYSKNCWEALKGKASYDVVLRFSPEYSRFIREYHGLRADSLCDLPDGRLEFRKAVSMLDEILPWVISHGPEVEVVAPPELREQVVDTVTRHARQLGLL; translated from the coding sequence ATGGTAGATAAATTTAACCGGCAGATGTACCTGCTATTCACTTTAGCTGAGCTGCGCCGGGGGCGGACGGCCGAAGATTTACAACAGGATTTAGAGACCGTTCTGGGTGTTTCGGTTAGTGTGCGCACAATATATCGGGATATTAATGAGCTATCACTTACTTTTCCCATTACCGAAGAGGTCAGGAACGGAAAAGCATACTATTTCATGCTGGATAGATTCCGTTTAGATGATGTCCAGTTTACCTTTAAAGAACTGATTGCGCTGATGCTTTTACAAAGCATGCTGGATAATCTGGGCAGCGATCCAGTAATTGAAGCCGGCAAACAGCTTACTGAGCGCTTTATTGCCAAACTCACTCCATCCCAACAGCAATTCTTAAAAGGGTTGTATGATTATTTCCGGGTAGAGATGCCTGGCAATTGGGGCAATAAATCCGATTTGCTTCAACTGTTTTTTGAAGCAGCATTTGGCCAGCAAGAGGTGGAGATTGAGTACTATTCATTTCACAGCGACGAGGTAATGACGAGGATAATCCATCCATATACAATATATTATCGTCAACAGTACTATATCGTCGCGTGGTGCACAGAACGCAAGGAAATCAGAGAGTTTCGTCTTGACCGGGTCCAAGCCGCTAGAGTGCTGGATAGCGGCTTTACTCCTGACCCCGGGTTTGATTATGAGTCTTATAGTAAGAACTGCTGGGAAGCGCTTAAAGGTAAGGCAAGCTATGACGTTGTCTTGCGTTTTTCGCCGGAGTACAGTCGCTTTATTCGCGAATACCATGGTCTGCGGGCCGATAGTCTCTGTGATCTTCCCGATGGACGCTTGGAATTCCGTAAAGCGGTGAGCATGCTGGATGAGATTCTCCCATGGGTCATCAGTCACGGTCCTGAGGTAGAGGTGGTAGCTCCCCCTGAGTTGCGGGAGCAGGTCGTGGATACCGTTACACGACATGCCCGCCAGCTCGGCTTGCTTTAA
- a CDS encoding metal-dependent hydrolase: MPKLTYLGHSCFMLTHERESLIFDPYINGNPGAGDLDPESIVVDYVLVSHGHADHLGDAVDICVRNNAILISTFEIGNLCRGQGVSRFHTGHIGGRANFPFGYLRFTPALHGAGVAGGAACGFYLNFHQVGIYFAGDTGLFSDMRLLGDLEQIDYALLPIGDNYTMGPSDAALAVEMLRPKVVVPMHYNTFEQIRQDPFLFKNNVEAKNLAQVEVMDSGQELELSTP, from the coding sequence GTGCCTAAGTTGACCTACCTGGGGCATTCCTGCTTTATGCTTACCCATGAACGGGAAAGTCTGATTTTTGATCCTTACATCAATGGTAATCCCGGGGCCGGTGATCTTGACCCGGAATCAATAGTGGTTGATTATGTTTTGGTCAGCCATGGCCATGCTGATCATTTGGGAGACGCTGTCGATATTTGCGTACGGAATAATGCAATTTTGATCTCCACCTTTGAAATCGGGAATTTGTGCCGCGGCCAGGGCGTATCCCGGTTCCATACCGGACATATTGGGGGGCGGGCCAATTTCCCCTTTGGATACCTGCGGTTTACGCCTGCGCTTCACGGCGCCGGTGTTGCCGGCGGGGCTGCATGCGGCTTCTACCTTAACTTTCATCAGGTTGGGATTTATTTTGCTGGCGATACAGGCTTGTTTAGCGATATGCGGTTGTTGGGCGACCTGGAGCAAATTGACTATGCCCTCCTGCCAATCGGCGATAATTACACCATGGGACCGTCAGACGCTGCCTTGGCGGTAGAAATGCTGCGTCCCAAGGTGGTTGTGCCTATGCACTACAATACTTTTGAGCAAATTCGTCAGGATCCGTTCCTATTCAAAAACAATGTGGAAGCCAAGAACCTGGCACAGGTAGAAGTGATGGATTCGGGGCAGGAGTTGGAATTGTCGACTCCTTAA
- the murB gene encoding UDP-N-acetylmuramate dehydrogenase: MSIKQDLESITDANSVYTDFPMEQATSFKVGGPADYYVLPRDYSQVSQVITYCNEHNLDLYVIGKGTNLLISDRGLRGVVMRLDENMSEIRVADTTIIAQAGASLPRVSKIAQANGLSGLEFAAGIPGTVGGAVVMNAGAYGNEMKDVLTRVLAVTPQGQLVQYQASELELDYRSSIFQSNGNVVLEAEIELTEKDREDIREYMNELTRRRREKQPLDKASAGSTFKRPPRHYAGKLIEECNLRGVRQGGAMVSEKHCGFVVNDNKATAQEIYNLIHRVRASVLERHNVELQPEVKIWGEFDSPES, from the coding sequence ATGAGTATAAAACAAGATCTCGAATCCATAACCGACGCCAATTCCGTATACACCGATTTTCCGATGGAGCAGGCCACGTCATTTAAGGTCGGCGGACCGGCCGATTACTACGTATTGCCCCGGGATTACAGTCAGGTCAGCCAGGTAATAACTTATTGCAATGAACATAATTTAGATCTGTATGTGATTGGCAAGGGTACCAACTTATTGATCAGTGATCGTGGCCTCAGGGGAGTGGTCATGCGGCTTGACGAAAATATGTCCGAAATCAGGGTGGCAGATACTACGATAATTGCCCAGGCCGGCGCTTCTCTGCCCCGGGTAAGTAAAATTGCCCAGGCAAACGGCTTAAGCGGGCTGGAATTTGCTGCCGGCATTCCCGGCACTGTTGGTGGGGCTGTTGTAATGAATGCCGGCGCTTACGGCAACGAGATGAAGGATGTGCTCACCCGAGTGTTGGCGGTTACACCGCAAGGACAACTTGTTCAGTATCAGGCGTCTGAGCTGGAATTAGATTACCGGTCCAGTATTTTCCAGAGCAACGGCAATGTGGTCTTGGAAGCGGAGATAGAGCTAACTGAAAAAGACCGGGAGGATATCCGGGAATATATGAACGAGCTCACCCGCCGTCGCCGGGAAAAACAACCGTTGGATAAGGCCAGCGCTGGCAGTACTTTTAAACGCCCCCCCCGACATTATGCCGGAAAATTAATTGAAGAATGCAACCTACGCGGTGTGCGCCAGGGAGGGGCGATGGTTTCGGAAAAACATTGCGGCTTTGTGGTCAATGATAACAAGGCCACCGCCCAGGAAATTTACAATCTTATACACCGGGTTCGGGCTTCGGTTTTAGAGCGCCACAATGTGGAGTTGCAGCCGGAAGTCAAAATCTGGGGGGAGTTTGATAGTCCGGAGAGTTGA